One window of the Streptomyces sp. TS71-3 genome contains the following:
- a CDS encoding DMT family transporter, translating to MLVLSVLFALAAAGSNALGTVLQRRAVLAVPSSNTLRVGLLRDLSHTPIWFAGMLGVVASAALQAVALATGPLAVVQPVFVLELPLALVIGGLVFHVRRTRRSWTAVGCIVLGLAVCLGSLAPSGGHEQVPGLSWPPVLIAAGTLGTVLTVIGTRLPVGPARAASLAAAAAIGNALAAALIKSSVAILAHDGITGFLLAWQTYGFAVVGGVALLILETAMQGGPLIASQPALTLGDAAVSVCLGVVLYGEHPHTGLRLIPAVLGAALLLYGTFVLSHTRCLADCRGRGDEQAAVRRDPGRQHIGASPAA from the coding sequence ATGCTCGTGCTGTCCGTTCTGTTCGCCTTGGCCGCCGCCGGCAGCAACGCCCTCGGAACGGTGCTGCAACGCCGTGCGGTACTGGCCGTGCCGTCGTCGAACACGCTGCGCGTCGGACTGCTCCGGGATCTGTCCCACACCCCGATCTGGTTCGCCGGCATGCTCGGCGTCGTCGCCTCGGCGGCGCTCCAGGCCGTGGCGCTGGCCACCGGCCCCCTCGCGGTGGTCCAGCCCGTCTTCGTCCTGGAACTGCCGCTCGCCCTGGTGATCGGGGGCCTCGTCTTCCACGTCCGCCGCACGCGCAGGTCCTGGACGGCCGTGGGGTGCATCGTCCTCGGGCTTGCCGTGTGCCTCGGCTCGCTGGCCCCGAGCGGCGGGCACGAGCAGGTCCCGGGGCTCTCGTGGCCCCCGGTCCTGATCGCTGCGGGGACGCTCGGCACCGTGCTGACCGTGATCGGCACCCGGCTGCCCGTGGGGCCCGCCCGCGCCGCGAGCCTCGCCGCGGCGGCCGCGATCGGCAACGCGCTGGCGGCGGCCCTGATCAAGTCGTCCGTGGCGATCCTCGCGCACGACGGCATCACGGGGTTCCTGCTGGCCTGGCAGACGTACGGCTTCGCGGTGGTGGGCGGCGTCGCCCTGCTCATCCTGGAGACGGCGATGCAGGGCGGCCCGCTCATCGCCTCCCAGCCCGCGCTGACGCTCGGTGACGCGGCGGTCAGCGTCTGCCTGGGCGTGGTCCTCTACGGCGAGCATCCGCACACCGGCCTGCGGCTGATCCCGGCCGTGCTGGGCGCGGCGCTGCTGCTGTACGGCACCTTCGTGCTCTCGCACACCCGGTGCCTGGCGGACTGCCGGGGCCGCGGAGACGAGCAGGCGGCCGTGCGGCGGGATCCCGGCCGTCAGCACATCGGGGCCAGCCCCGCCGCGTGA
- a CDS encoding DUF4328 domain-containing protein → MEPLGPDDPESMGAYRLLGRLGEGGMGRVYLARSSRGRTVAVKTIQPVLAREPAFRHRFAQEIAAARRVGGVWTAAVLDADTAAATPWVATGYIAGPTLHHVVARDFGPLPTRSLTTLSAGLAHALRDIHETGLVHRDLKPSNVLITIDGPRVIDFGIARALDAAAAAGLTRTGALMGSPAFMSPEQVRGERLTAASDVFSLGSVLAYAATARLPFGTEDSGGHALMFRIVEAEAALDGVPDGPLSELIGDCLRKEPDDRPTVAELLARTAAGAEPRGEWLPARVLAQLGRHAVALLDHEGPAGGAGGGGTADPASAGDPARAAAPAAAGTPGRDAAPDRDAAPDGEATADGAPATDSEAPAGRKASAGSAAGAAETAGTADTAPTAETVAMAEAAGPGAAGAPTVAGHPAPAPTRHLTGAVPARPATGPGPRPPRHSPAVPPPAPPRPSTRPVAGTPAPAPAVPASPPGTPPGPAAAPGPGTPPGSIPAPRSGRRGTRPGPAHVPRPGTPASPQSPPSPHSPPSPQSPPPHPVSGRATTGARRIGRPAVLLYVLLAGFAATALYAMAAYAQLFGELGTWRARGLLYGTRRGELAGRQDLLDERVLNLMDLLFLAVLVVWLVWFWQVRRNAEVLAPGRVRYPPAMAVVLWLVPLVNLVLPKRIARDIWLASQPARGHPRAGLRTVHTWWALLLLYAVPGVLGVSRWWQNGEGYADARALVALAALQKAAGFTAAIAAIIFVHELTTMQNARVAVGSRR, encoded by the coding sequence ATGGAGCCGCTTGGGCCGGACGATCCGGAGTCGATGGGCGCCTACCGGCTGCTGGGACGGCTCGGCGAGGGCGGGATGGGCCGGGTCTACCTGGCCCGCTCCTCGCGCGGGCGGACCGTCGCCGTCAAGACCATCCAGCCCGTCCTCGCCCGCGAGCCCGCCTTCCGGCACCGCTTCGCCCAGGAGATCGCCGCCGCGCGCCGGGTGGGCGGGGTGTGGACGGCGGCGGTGCTCGACGCCGACACCGCCGCGGCGACGCCCTGGGTCGCCACCGGATACATCGCCGGTCCCACGCTCCACCATGTGGTGGCCCGGGACTTCGGCCCCCTGCCGACGCGGTCGCTGACCACGCTCTCCGCCGGGCTGGCGCACGCGCTGCGCGACATCCACGAGACCGGCCTCGTGCACCGCGACCTGAAGCCGTCCAACGTCCTGATCACCATCGACGGCCCCCGCGTCATCGACTTCGGCATCGCCCGCGCCCTCGACGCGGCGGCCGCCGCCGGGCTGACCCGCACCGGCGCCCTCATGGGCTCGCCCGCCTTCATGTCGCCCGAGCAGGTACGCGGCGAGCGGCTGACGGCGGCCAGCGACGTCTTCAGCCTCGGCTCCGTCCTGGCCTACGCGGCCACCGCCAGGCTGCCGTTCGGCACGGAGGACAGCGGCGGGCACGCGCTGATGTTCCGGATCGTGGAGGCGGAGGCGGCCCTCGACGGCGTACCGGACGGGCCGCTGTCCGAGCTGATCGGCGACTGCCTCCGCAAGGAGCCGGACGACCGCCCCACCGTCGCCGAGTTGCTGGCACGCACGGCGGCGGGCGCGGAGCCGCGCGGTGAGTGGCTGCCGGCGCGGGTGCTGGCACAGCTCGGCCGGCACGCCGTGGCACTGCTGGACCACGAGGGCCCGGCGGGCGGGGCCGGTGGGGGCGGCACGGCGGACCCGGCCAGTGCGGGCGACCCAGCTCGTGCGGCCGCCCCAGCCGCCGCGGGCACCCCTGGTCGCGATGCCGCCCCTGACCGCGATGCCGCCCCTGACGGCGAGGCCACCGCTGACGGCGCGCCCGCCACGGACAGTGAGGCGCCCGCGGGCAGGAAGGCATCCGCGGGCAGCGCGGCCGGAGCGGCGGAGACGGCCGGCACCGCGGACACGGCGCCCACCGCGGAGACCGTCGCCATGGCGGAAGCGGCCGGCCCGGGCGCCGCCGGCGCCCCGACCGTCGCCGGCCACCCCGCGCCCGCCCCCACCCGCCATCTCACCGGGGCAGTACCGGCGCGCCCCGCCACCGGCCCGGGGCCCCGGCCGCCCCGGCACTCCCCCGCCGTGCCACCGCCGGCGCCCCCGCGGCCGTCCACGCGTCCCGTCGCGGGCACACCGGCACCGGCACCGGCCGTACCCGCCTCACCGCCCGGAACACCGCCGGGACCCGCCGCCGCTCCCGGGCCCGGAACGCCACCGGGGTCCATCCCCGCTCCCCGGTCCGGGCGGCGCGGAACGCGACCGGGCCCCGCCCACGTCCCCCGGCCGGGGACGCCGGCATCACCGCAGTCGCCGCCGTCACCTCATTCCCCGCCGTCACCCCAGTCGCCACCACCCCATCCGGTGTCCGGTCGCGCCACCACCGGCGCCCGCCGCATCGGCCGCCCGGCCGTCCTGCTGTACGTGCTCCTCGCCGGCTTCGCCGCCACCGCGCTCTACGCCATGGCGGCCTACGCCCAGCTCTTCGGCGAACTCGGCACATGGCGCGCGCGGGGTCTCCTGTACGGCACCCGCCGAGGCGAGCTTGCAGGGCGGCAGGACCTGCTGGACGAGCGGGTCCTCAACCTCATGGACCTGCTGTTCCTCGCAGTGCTCGTCGTCTGGCTGGTCTGGTTCTGGCAGGTCAGGCGGAACGCCGAGGTGCTCGCCCCCGGCCGCGTCCGGTACCCGCCGGCCATGGCCGTGGTCCTCTGGCTCGTCCCGCTGGTAAACCTCGTCCTGCCGAAGCGGATCGCCCGGGACATCTGGCTCGCCTCCCAGCCGGCCCGGGGGCACCCGCGGGCCGGCCTGCGGACGGTCCACACCTGGTGGGCGCTCCTGCTGCTCTACGCCGTGCCCGGGGTCCTCGGCGTGAGCCGGTGGTGGCAGAACGGCGAGGGCTACGCGGACGCCCGCGCGCTGGTGGCGCTGGCCGCCCTCCAGAAGGCCGCGGGCTTCACCGCGGCCATCGCCGCGATCATCTTCGTCCACGAGCTCACCACGATGCAGAACGCGAGGGTCGCGGTGGGGTCCCGCCGCTGA
- a CDS encoding class I SAM-dependent methyltransferase, translating into MRTILTSRVARSVLRPVADLIDQRIERRVRELDKLRNRQRPVELLFDGTGRGVSRLPAQVHLDRLVGELARISGDRAAAERNVAQSFRLLIAMEALGVGRIAGGTMNICGKLSAVPLLDPPNDEILEIGTLYGLFGAALIRMMERAGRDPHLTIVDPLAGLQLQPGTTEGADPTGTPVRGPAVRTNLALAGAAGTAARVQQGFSEDPEVRALVSDRSYGVIIVDGDHSAPGVAADLEWAEQIIAPGGIVVLDDFGHKKWPGIKEAFEKHMATDTRLRFLGQVANSGYLRAE; encoded by the coding sequence ATGCGAACCATACTCACCAGCAGGGTCGCCCGGAGCGTCCTGCGCCCGGTCGCGGATCTCATCGATCAGCGTATAGAGCGCCGGGTCCGCGAACTGGACAAGCTGAGAAACAGACAGCGCCCCGTCGAATTGCTCTTCGACGGAACGGGCCGGGGAGTTTCACGGCTTCCGGCGCAGGTCCATCTCGACCGCCTCGTCGGGGAACTGGCGCGGATCTCGGGCGACCGGGCGGCCGCGGAGCGCAACGTCGCCCAGTCGTTCCGGCTGCTGATCGCCATGGAGGCGCTGGGGGTCGGCCGGATCGCAGGCGGCACGATGAACATCTGCGGCAAGCTCTCCGCCGTACCGCTGCTCGATCCGCCGAACGACGAGATCCTGGAGATCGGCACCCTCTACGGGCTGTTCGGCGCCGCTCTCATCCGGATGATGGAGCGCGCGGGGCGCGACCCGCACCTCACGATCGTCGACCCGCTCGCGGGCCTCCAGTTGCAGCCGGGCACCACGGAGGGGGCCGACCCGACGGGCACGCCCGTGCGCGGACCGGCGGTCCGCACCAACCTGGCCCTGGCGGGCGCGGCCGGCACGGCGGCCCGTGTCCAGCAGGGCTTCTCCGAGGACCCCGAGGTGCGCGCCCTGGTCTCCGACCGCTCGTACGGAGTGATCATCGTCGACGGCGACCACTCCGCGCCCGGTGTCGCGGCGGACCTGGAGTGGGCCGAGCAGATCATCGCGCCCGGCGGCATCGTCGTGCTCGACGACTTCGGGCACAAGAAGTGGCCCGGCATCAAGGAGGCCTTCGAGAAGCACATGGCCACGGACACCCGGCTGAGGTTCCTCGGCCAGGTGGCGAACTCGGGGTATCTGCGCGCCGAGTGA
- a CDS encoding alkaline phosphatase family protein, translating into MDTPQTRDPKAKLTRRRLLGSAATVAGIAAVDSALPANIRNAVAAGPVRRGKLSDIEHVVLLMQENRSFDHYFGTLSGVRGFSDPMAAKLPTGDSVFKQPDPAGAQGYMLPYHLETKTTNAQAIPSMSHAWKVQHAAWNGGRMDNWLPAHRAADGDGDGVYTMGHYTREDIPFQFALAENFTVLDHYHCSVMGPTHPNRYMWMTGTIDPGGLAGGPALDNNAPTGTYSWTTYPERLLQAGVDFKFYHEEGSVTGVALIQHMKQYMSLTPDSELYKRTMASSPVGQFQYDAMNDRLPTVSWICPPSSMNEHPANLPAAGATFVASIVDAIAANPEVWAKTAFILSYDENDGLFDHVVPPTPPAGTPDEIVTKTSVTGVDGAGLPVGLGFRVPCIIVSPWTVGGWVSSEVADHTSQLRFLEAVTGVKEPNISDWRRRTVGDLTSAFRFHEAAKPAPVLPGTTAQYDLAQYEVKELPKPTIPPADQQMPRQEPGKRPHTP; encoded by the coding sequence ATGGACACTCCTCAGACGCGGGACCCCAAGGCGAAGCTGACCCGGCGCAGACTCCTCGGCTCCGCGGCCACCGTCGCCGGCATCGCCGCCGTCGACTCCGCGCTGCCGGCCAACATCCGCAACGCGGTCGCCGCGGGCCCGGTACGCCGCGGCAAGCTCTCCGACATCGAGCACGTCGTCCTGCTGATGCAGGAGAACCGCTCCTTCGACCACTATTTCGGCACCCTCTCAGGGGTGCGCGGCTTCAGCGACCCCATGGCCGCGAAGCTGCCGACCGGCGACTCCGTCTTCAAGCAGCCCGACCCCGCGGGCGCCCAGGGGTACATGCTCCCGTACCACCTGGAGACGAAGACGACCAACGCGCAGGCGATCCCCTCCATGAGCCACGCGTGGAAGGTGCAGCACGCGGCGTGGAACGGCGGCAGGATGGACAACTGGCTGCCCGCCCACCGCGCGGCCGACGGTGACGGCGACGGTGTCTACACCATGGGGCACTACACCCGTGAGGACATCCCGTTCCAGTTCGCCCTCGCCGAGAACTTCACCGTGCTCGACCACTACCACTGCAGCGTGATGGGCCCCACGCACCCGAACCGCTACATGTGGATGACCGGCACGATCGACCCGGGCGGCCTGGCCGGCGGCCCCGCCCTGGACAACAACGCCCCGACGGGCACCTACTCCTGGACCACGTACCCCGAGCGGCTGCTCCAGGCGGGCGTGGATTTCAAGTTCTACCACGAAGAGGGCAGCGTCACCGGTGTGGCGCTGATCCAGCACATGAAGCAGTACATGTCGCTGACGCCGGACTCGGAGCTGTACAAGCGGACGATGGCGTCCTCGCCGGTCGGGCAGTTCCAGTACGACGCGATGAACGACCGCCTGCCCACCGTGAGCTGGATCTGCCCGCCGAGCAGCATGAACGAGCACCCCGCGAACCTGCCGGCGGCCGGCGCCACCTTCGTGGCCTCCATCGTCGACGCCATCGCGGCCAACCCCGAGGTGTGGGCGAAGACCGCCTTCATCCTCTCGTACGACGAGAACGACGGCCTCTTCGACCACGTCGTCCCGCCGACCCCGCCGGCCGGCACGCCGGACGAGATCGTCACGAAGACGTCGGTGACGGGTGTGGACGGGGCCGGGCTCCCCGTCGGCCTGGGCTTCCGGGTGCCGTGCATCATCGTCTCCCCGTGGACGGTAGGCGGCTGGGTCAGCTCCGAAGTGGCCGACCACACCTCCCAGCTCCGCTTCCTGGAGGCGGTCACGGGCGTGAAGGAGCCCAACATCAGCGACTGGCGGCGCCGTACGGTCGGCGACCTGACCTCCGCGTTCCGCTTCCACGAGGCCGCGAAGCCGGCCCCGGTGCTGCCGGGGACCACGGCGCAGTACGACCTCGCCCAGTACGAGGTCAAGGAGCTGCCGAAGCCGACCATCCCGCCGGCCGACCAGCAGATGCCGCGCCAGGAGCCGGGCAAGCGCCCGCACACTCCCTGA
- a CDS encoding patatin-like phospholipase family protein — MTDASKTVDLVLEGGGVKGTSLLGAVLALYDAGYTFARIAGTSAGAIVGALVASYQKAGRDLHELEDIMNGLQYHEFAEGSLLERIPVLGDGINVLLHEGAHDGNYLKEWLGPILEGVGVKTFADLRQDDADSSLPQDKRYSLVVHASDLSRGTLVRMPWDYDQYGLKGDEQLVVDAVRASMSVPGYFRPVTVASNSGSVTWVDGGLLSNFPITAFDRTDGKPERWPTWGIKLSSKPDTEHDEPITSAARLLIRLLGTLTSEWNRYALDDEGVNRRTVFVDTMGISSLDFGISDENKKKLFASGQTAARKFLELQKPNR, encoded by the coding sequence ATGACCGATGCAAGCAAGACGGTTGACCTGGTGCTGGAGGGTGGTGGCGTCAAGGGCACGTCGCTGCTCGGAGCGGTGCTGGCGCTGTACGACGCCGGATACACCTTCGCCCGCATAGCGGGCACCAGCGCGGGTGCGATCGTGGGCGCGCTGGTCGCCTCGTACCAGAAGGCCGGCCGGGACCTGCACGAGCTCGAGGACATCATGAACGGCCTCCAGTACCACGAGTTCGCGGAGGGCTCGCTGCTGGAGCGGATACCCGTGCTCGGCGACGGCATCAACGTGCTGCTGCACGAGGGCGCGCACGACGGCAACTACCTCAAGGAGTGGCTGGGGCCGATCCTTGAGGGGGTGGGCGTGAAGACCTTCGCCGACCTGCGCCAGGACGACGCGGACTCGTCGCTGCCGCAGGACAAGCGGTACTCCCTGGTCGTGCACGCGAGCGACCTGAGCAGGGGAACCCTCGTCAGGATGCCCTGGGACTACGACCAGTACGGGCTCAAGGGCGACGAGCAGCTCGTGGTCGACGCGGTACGCGCGTCCATGTCGGTCCCGGGGTACTTCCGGCCGGTCACCGTTGCCTCGAACTCCGGATCGGTGACGTGGGTCGACGGCGGGCTGCTGTCCAACTTCCCGATCACCGCCTTCGACCGCACGGACGGAAAGCCCGAGCGGTGGCCCACCTGGGGCATCAAGCTGTCCAGCAAGCCGGACACCGAGCACGACGAGCCGATCACCTCCGCGGCCCGCCTGCTGATCCGTCTGCTGGGCACCCTGACGTCCGAGTGGAACCGCTACGCGCTGGACGACGAGGGAGTCAACCGGCGGACGGTGTTCGTCGACACGATGGGCATCAGCTCGCTCGACTTCGGCATATCCGACGAGAACAAGAAGAAGCTGTTCGCCAGCGGGCAGACCGCGGCCCGGAAGTTCCTCGAACTCCAGAAGCCGAACCGCTAG
- a CDS encoding M1 family metallopeptidase, with protein MSPLSTRSSTTARRLLVVLLVWLMAQGAAVSGTFAAPPVAGRGAAGTATPGTATPATATPDGATPDGARYDVSLRADTDGSHWTGRQSVSLRNASDQPLREVYLRLWGNGEDRCGTPDAPSPVKVSGVRGGTAGPLTVDCTALAITLPKPLAHGRRTSIAFDVSITVPERNARFGRDGASRFLGNALPVLAVHDGKGWHLDPYVSTGESFYTLASDFRVRIDHPAALEVPATGRTSTRPGGAGRVITSSVAHRVRDFAWAAGPFRTATDTSPSGVRVKSYWAPDTPAAGMRLNRENGVAAVDRFGEEFGRYPYGEIDLVMTSGFGGGMEYPGLVLLGTAEDGGAVAHEVAHQWWYGIVGNDEYGAPWLDESFAQYANELFYGMDMKNCWSDTAVFPSEDTALTNSMAYWSAHGNEYHLLYTAGPCALADLETTLGSGTMARLLKQYAHDHWYGVSTTADFKKAAQAVTDKDLTAFWDEHRIR; from the coding sequence ATGTCACCGTTATCCACCCGATCGTCAACAACAGCCCGCCGGCTGCTCGTCGTGCTGCTCGTGTGGCTCATGGCCCAGGGCGCCGCGGTGTCCGGCACCTTCGCGGCACCACCGGTCGCGGGGAGGGGAGCCGCCGGCACGGCGACGCCCGGCACCGCGACTCCGGCCACCGCGACACCCGACGGCGCGACACCCGACGGCGCCCGCTACGACGTGAGTCTGCGCGCCGACACCGACGGCTCCCACTGGACGGGCCGGCAGAGCGTGTCGCTGCGCAACGCCTCCGACCAGCCACTCCGAGAGGTGTACCTGCGGCTCTGGGGCAACGGCGAGGACAGGTGCGGCACGCCGGACGCGCCCTCGCCCGTGAAGGTGTCGGGTGTGCGGGGCGGCACCGCCGGCCCCCTCACCGTGGACTGCACGGCGCTGGCCATCACCCTGCCGAAGCCGCTCGCACACGGCCGGCGCACGTCGATCGCGTTCGACGTGTCCATCACCGTGCCCGAGCGGAACGCCCGCTTCGGCCGCGACGGAGCGTCCCGATTCCTGGGCAACGCGCTGCCGGTGCTCGCCGTGCACGACGGGAAGGGCTGGCACCTCGACCCGTACGTGTCGACCGGTGAGAGCTTCTACACCCTCGCGAGCGACTTCCGGGTGCGCATCGACCACCCCGCCGCCCTGGAGGTCCCCGCGACGGGCCGCACGTCGACCCGCCCCGGTGGCGCCGGACGCGTCATCACGTCGAGCGTCGCGCACCGGGTACGTGACTTCGCCTGGGCCGCCGGCCCGTTCCGCACGGCGACGGACACGTCGCCCTCGGGGGTGCGCGTGAAGTCGTACTGGGCACCCGACACGCCTGCCGCGGGCATGCGCCTGAACCGCGAGAACGGCGTCGCCGCCGTCGACCGGTTCGGCGAGGAGTTCGGCCGCTATCCGTACGGCGAGATCGACCTCGTGATGACCAGCGGGTTCGGCGGCGGCATGGAGTACCCGGGCCTGGTTCTCCTCGGCACCGCGGAGGACGGCGGTGCTGTCGCCCACGAGGTGGCCCACCAGTGGTGGTACGGCATCGTCGGCAACGACGAGTACGGCGCGCCCTGGCTGGACGAGAGCTTCGCGCAGTACGCCAACGAGCTCTTCTACGGCATGGACATGAAAAACTGCTGGTCGGATACCGCCGTCTTCCCGAGCGAGGACACGGCGCTGACCAACTCCATGGCGTACTGGTCCGCGCACGGCAACGAGTACCACCTTCTCTACACGGCCGGTCCCTGTGCCCTGGCCGACCTGGAGACCACCCTCGGGTCCGGCACCATGGCGCGCCTTCTGAAGCAGTACGCCCACGACCACTGGTACGGCGTCTCCACCACCGCCGACTTCAAGAAGGCCGCTCAGGCGGTGACGGACAAGGATCTGACCGCCTTCTGGGACGAGCACAGGATTCGGTGA
- a CDS encoding dihydrodipicolinate synthase family protein produces the protein MKPLPADEVTGVWATLLLPVEGRDAIAWDRLDGQLDALLASGVDGVYAHGTAGEFHTLDEAGFDRVNTVLAGRCEAAGLPYQIGASHPAAPVMLGRIRRAARLRPGALQVILPDWVPLNDDEVVRFVAGAAEAAGDVPLVLYNPPHAKTAVRPALLGRVAREVPGLIGVKVAGGDDAWYAAMAEAAPRLSVFVPGHLLASGLARGAHGSYSNVAALSPRGAVAWYRLMRTDPAAAADVERRIAEFFALHIAPLQARGLSNPALDKFLAAVGGWADIGVTLRWPASSAPAEAVAPARADAHRLLPELFPA, from the coding sequence ATGAAGCCACTGCCGGCGGACGAGGTCACCGGCGTGTGGGCGACGCTCCTGCTCCCCGTCGAGGGCCGGGACGCCATCGCCTGGGACCGGCTGGACGGCCAGCTCGACGCGCTGCTGGCCAGCGGCGTCGACGGCGTCTACGCCCACGGCACCGCGGGCGAGTTCCACACCCTCGACGAGGCCGGGTTCGACCGGGTGAACACGGTGCTGGCGGGGCGCTGCGAGGCGGCCGGGCTGCCGTACCAGATCGGCGCCTCGCACCCGGCCGCGCCGGTGATGCTCGGCCGCATCCGGCGCGCGGCCAGGCTGCGGCCGGGCGCCCTCCAGGTGATCCTGCCGGACTGGGTCCCGCTCAACGACGACGAGGTCGTACGGTTCGTGGCCGGCGCGGCCGAGGCAGCCGGCGACGTGCCGCTGGTGCTCTACAACCCGCCGCACGCCAAGACCGCGGTGCGGCCGGCGCTCCTCGGGCGGGTGGCCCGCGAGGTCCCGGGGCTCATCGGCGTCAAGGTGGCCGGCGGCGACGACGCGTGGTACGCGGCGATGGCCGAGGCGGCGCCCCGGCTGTCGGTCTTCGTGCCCGGCCACCTGCTGGCGTCCGGGCTGGCCCGCGGCGCGCACGGCAGCTACTCGAACGTCGCGGCCCTGTCGCCCCGCGGAGCCGTCGCCTGGTACCGGCTGATGAGGACGGACCCGGCCGCGGCCGCAGACGTGGAGCGCCGCATCGCGGAGTTCTTCGCCCTGCACATCGCGCCGTTGCAGGCGCGCGGGCTCTCCAACCCCGCGCTGGACAAGTTCCTTGCCGCCGTCGGCGGTTGGGCGGACATCGGCGTGACGCTGCGCTGGCCGGCGTCGTCGGCACCCGCCGAGGCGGTCGCACCGGCCCGCGCCGACGCCCACCGGCTGCTGCCGGAGCTCTTTCCGGCGTAG
- a CDS encoding carbohydrate ABC transporter permease, translating into MSATATPHPVARGAKGVVVLAACALVVLPFLAVVSTSLASPDQVNRAGGFVLWPDHPTLQAYRTILSGATVTQALLVSAGITVVGTLLSLSCTALLAYALSRPGSFGAKPMLLAVLFTLLFSPGIIPSYLMVKQLGLFDSYWSLILPVVVNGFNVIVVRAFFMDLPAELLDSARLDGASEVQTLVRLVLPLSKAVLAVTGLFYAVSYWNSFFTALLYISDTAKWPLQLVLRTYVVGGSEIGSTEAVLPPQQSLQMAILVISIVPILVVYPFLQRHFAKGVLVGAVKG; encoded by the coding sequence ATGAGCGCCACCGCCACCCCGCACCCGGTCGCGCGCGGCGCCAAGGGCGTCGTCGTCCTCGCCGCCTGCGCCCTGGTCGTCCTGCCGTTCCTCGCCGTCGTCTCCACCAGCCTCGCCTCACCGGACCAGGTCAACCGGGCGGGCGGATTCGTCCTGTGGCCGGACCACCCCACGCTTCAGGCGTACCGGACGATCCTGTCCGGCGCGACGGTCACCCAGGCGCTGCTGGTCTCGGCCGGGATCACCGTCGTGGGCACCCTGCTGTCGCTCTCGTGCACCGCGCTGCTGGCGTACGCGCTGTCGAGGCCGGGCAGCTTCGGCGCGAAGCCCATGCTCCTCGCCGTGCTCTTCACGCTGCTCTTCAGCCCCGGCATCATCCCCAGCTACCTGATGGTCAAGCAGCTCGGCCTGTTCGACTCGTACTGGTCGCTGATCCTCCCGGTGGTCGTCAACGGCTTCAACGTCATCGTCGTCCGCGCGTTCTTCATGGACCTGCCGGCCGAGCTGCTGGACTCGGCGAGGCTCGACGGGGCGAGCGAGGTGCAGACACTCGTACGGCTGGTGCTGCCGCTGTCCAAGGCGGTGCTCGCCGTCACGGGGCTGTTCTACGCCGTCTCCTACTGGAACAGCTTCTTCACCGCGCTGCTCTACATCAGCGACACCGCCAAGTGGCCCCTGCAACTGGTGCTGCGCACCTACGTGGTGGGCGGCTCGGAGATAGGCAGCACGGAGGCGGTGCTCCCTCCGCAGCAGTCGCTCCAGATGGCGATCCTCGTCATCAGCATCGTGCCGATCCTGGTCGTCTACCCCTTCCTCCAGAGGCACTTCGCCAAGGGGGTCCTGGTGGGCGCGGTGAAGGGGTGA
- a CDS encoding ABC transporter permease subunit yields the protein MSLALRTRLPKTEPAPARQRRPTTRLARLRRDRFLLLLAVPGMAAIVLFHYVPLLGNVTAFQAYQPFLGITGSPWSGLDNFRILFAGDPAFLNALRNTLLISFIQIVLVFPIPIALALLLNSLLSEHVKRLAQSVLYLPHFMSWVIVVALFQNMLGNGGMLNDWLRDHGHSTLDIIGNPDFFAVLITSQVVWKDSGWAMILFLAALSRIDAQLYEAAAVDGASRARQTWHVTLPGIRGVIVLLLILRLGDSLTVGFEQIILQQQAVGLDHSEVLDTYVYNQGVLGGSWGVAAAVGLVKGLVGVGLVLGANKVAHIFGERGVYQS from the coding sequence ATGAGCCTCGCCCTGAGAACCCGCCTGCCAAAGACGGAGCCCGCACCCGCCCGGCAGCGCCGGCCCACCACCCGCCTGGCCCGGCTGCGCCGCGACAGATTCCTGCTCCTCCTCGCGGTGCCGGGCATGGCGGCCATCGTCCTCTTCCACTACGTACCGCTGCTCGGCAACGTCACCGCCTTCCAGGCCTACCAGCCGTTCCTCGGTATCACGGGCTCCCCGTGGAGCGGCCTGGACAACTTCCGGATCCTGTTCGCCGGGGACCCGGCCTTCCTCAATGCCCTGCGCAACACGCTGCTGATCTCGTTCATCCAGATCGTCCTGGTCTTCCCGATCCCCATCGCGCTCGCGCTGCTCCTCAACAGCCTGCTGTCGGAGCACGTCAAGCGGCTGGCGCAGAGCGTCCTCTACCTGCCGCACTTCATGTCCTGGGTGATCGTCGTCGCGCTCTTCCAGAACATGCTCGGCAACGGCGGGATGCTCAACGACTGGCTGCGGGACCACGGCCACTCGACGCTCGACATCATCGGCAACCCGGACTTCTTCGCGGTCCTCATCACCTCCCAGGTGGTCTGGAAGGACTCGGGGTGGGCGATGATCCTCTTCCTCGCGGCCCTGTCCCGCATCGACGCCCAGCTCTACGAGGCGGCGGCGGTGGACGGTGCGAGCCGGGCCAGGCAGACGTGGCACGTCACCCTGCCGGGCATCCGGGGTGTCATCGTGCTGCTGCTCATCCTGCGCCTCGGCGACTCCCTCACCGTCGGCTTCGAGCAGATCATCCTCCAGCAGCAGGCCGTCGGCCTCGACCACTCCGAGGTCCTCGACACCTACGTCTACAACCAGGGCGTCCTCGGCGGCTCCTGGGGGGTGGCCGCGGCGGTGGGGCTGGTCAAGGGCCTCGTCGGGGTGGGCCTGGTGCTCGGCGCCAACAAGGTCGCCCACATCTTCGGAGAGCGAGGGGTCTACCAGTCATGA